ATTTGTTTGAGTCTAATGGACTCACTTTAGCCTTTAGTTTTAGTTGAGGAGTAATTTTGCAATTTGAATCTCAGCCTGAACCTGCTTCATCAACTAGGGCTTAAGATTTAGCAATTAGGACTAAACCATTTAAACCCAAATCTTAAATCTTAAATCCTAAACCAGGCCATTTAAGTTGAAAACTCCTATTTGAGAGGGTACTTAAACATGCTTTTTTCTTCATATATTTAATGTTTAAATGATAAATGGggatttttaaaaatgaaaaccaAGAAGATAGGTTAGTAAATTCTTAAGTGgttctttttcctcttttttcaGCTCTCAAGTTATGCAATAGTGACTAAAATGCATTATTATACTGAAATGCTCAATATGAAAAGATTTCAATTGCCAAACCTTAAACCCCGAGTCTCATTAGCAGGATACAAAATCTCTACATTTCAATCACCAAAAGTTAGTTAACCTTAAAACCAAGTATTTGTAGCTGACTCCCTAAAATCTAACCTCAATAAGAAATACCAATTATGAATCtaattatttcaataattcgTGGGTCCATATAAAATTTAAGTAGATTGAAAAATTCATGGTTGTATTGGGACCCGGGATTCAATAATTGTACAATGTTGGAGAAAGAATTGTAGTCGATACGAGAAGCTAAAAAATGACAATTAAATGCGTAAAAATGTTcaaagtaattaaacaaatctataaataattaattagtcAAGAACCATGATCTTGTTCCACACCATCAGTAGTCATTTTCTCTATCATAACTAGAATTTGTAGTACGGTTCTCATCCTTTTAAGCTCTAATAGTTACTAAttcttcaaaaagaaaaaaaaaaaaaagagaggaaaaaaacTGATTCTTGTTCATCATATAACCAGTCTTTTGTTAAATTTATCATATATGTAGGGTTTTTTTCTTTAGAAGTCTGAACATAATGCAGGATTCTAGAGAAAGAAACAgtttttcaagaaaaaaaaatggtacaTAAAAGTTTATAATGCAAATAATAAGGCATATTGATTACATATTTCTGATGGCAGGCAGAAGAGAAACATGGTGTGAATGAAAACAAATTACAACTTGCTTTGTTGAAGGGAGTATAGCTTTCTTGACCCTTCCATGACTCAGTTAATGCTTCGATTCTGCACTCCAATTTTATTGTTATTGAACATGTAGATCTTATGATCCTTCCATGAATGGATGCATCATTTAGAAGTTTTAGACATGACATGAAGTCAATTGATGAGGCAAATCGATTTACAGGTTTCATTGGTACCAACAGAGAAGGATAATTAGTTATTGAAAAACAAAATGTCGAATCATGCATTATCGTTTGTTCTCGGAGATGTTAGAGGAAACAAAACAAGTAATTCTGGATCTGTTTTCCCTGCTCTTGACCGCGGTGATGGATGCAGATAGAAGCGTCTCTCTTTGATAGCTTTTTCTTCTTCTACTGTGTTCAGTTCGGTTTTTGTTAATTCTTCTATGTATTCGTCTTCTAGAAAGGTTAGCTTGGAGAAAATTGTTGATGGAGTGCCCACTGGACTTGCGAGAAGACTCGAGCTTCCCGATCTTGATGGTGATGTAGCAGGTTTAAAGCTCAATGGGGGTTTAACTATCTCAAGTTTTGGCCTCATGCTTTGCCTTCTTTCGTGGAGTTTTGAAATTGGCCTTTTTAAGCCTGGACCCTTCGTAGCTGCTCCTTGTGCCGGATCACTCTCTGATGGACCTGTTAACCGCTGCACAATCTCTTGGAAAGTGTTTGAGTCCGTCTGCACAAATGTTGTCAAGGGTTTACAAGGGGTCGCAGTCTGGCTTGCAGGTTTTTCCATTGGAACTCTCTTTATACAAGCTTTTATTGTCTCGTCAATGacctgcaataagttaccatttGCAAATTTATTCGTCATTTGTAGGGCATGCTATTAGATAGAATCAATTTTACCTCGTTTCTGTGACACATCGTCGAATTACATGGTTGGACACAATATTTCCAAAGGTACGGGTCGTACCAGATATAATATCGTGACTCACGTTTAATCTTATCTTTTTCAGATTGCAATAAGTTAGAAGAGACTATACCGTAGCTAGGTAATTCACTGTCTCGCATACCAAGGAAAAATCGTTTGAGTAGCAAGCGAGCTCATCCGGAAAATCGTCTTTAAGTGGTGTTACATCATTCGAGGGAGGAATTCGCTCAGATGGTACCACCACCAAGGCCCTTTTTATCCTTTATTTCGAGATTGAACTCTTGCAAGAGTAGTATTCACGTTATAAGTCTCGACTTTTTCCTTCTTCTCGATCAGATATTTAAGAGCTGCATGAtcagaaaaaataaaaatcttaGTTCCTAATAAATATGAACGAAATTTTCTAAGGCAAAGACTACGCTTAAGAACTATTTTTAGTGGTCAATAATTGCTTTGGGTAGCATCCAAAGTTTTTGAAGCATAGGAGATGACGTGCGGTTCTTTCGATTCTTTATCCAAGGACTGCTCCTACACTATGGTCACTGGCGTCGCACACTATTTTGAACGGATAATTCCAATTTGGTGGTTGAATTATAGTGTTGAAACGAGCTTATGTTTGACCGTATGAAACACATCTCTGTATGATTGGTCGAACTCAATTCCTTGTCCTTCTATAAGAGATTGCAAAGTGGTTGCGTAATTTTGAAAAGTCCTTAATGAACCTATAGAAACATGTATGACTAAGGAAAGAACAGATCTCCCTCAGTTGTGGGGTATGGTAGTGAGTTAATAGTGTTAATTTTTGCTTTATCGACAGAGATTCCTCGCAGAGATGATATGACCTAGAGCTAATCCTTtatctaccataaaatgacatttctcataatttagaacaagattaaattctaagcATCTTTCCAAAATTTTCGCAAGATTTTCAAACATACCTCGAAGGACTCACCATACACAAGAAAGTTGTCCATGAATACCTCAATTATTTTCTCTATAGTAAAAAATATACTTACCATGCACCTCTAAAATGTAGCTGGTGCATTGCAAAGTCCGAACGACATCTGTTTGTAATTGAACGTGCCAAATGGGCACGTaaatgtcatcttttcttgatcttccgGTGCCACTAGGATTTGAAAAAAACCTGAGTAACCATCCAAACAACAATAATGTGACTTTTCAGCTAAACGTTCTAACATCTGGTCAATAAAAGAAAGTGGAAAATGATCTTTCTGAGTTAAGGAATTCAACTTCCTGTAATCGATGCAGACTCTCCACTTGTTTTGGATTCGAGTGGGAACTATCTCACCTGCCGAATTCTCAATTACGGTTACGCAGGTCTTTTTCGATACTACTTGGACTGGGCTAACCCAATTATTGTCAGATATGGGATAGATCATCCCAGAATCAAGTAGCTTTTAGACCTCTTTTCTCACCACTTCCATCATAGGTGGATTAAGTCACCTTTGAGCCTCCCTTTTGGGAATAGCATTATCAACAACCTGAATTTTGTGTATGCAAGTCAAGGGCTCAACCCTTAATGTCAGCTATCATCCGTCAATTACTCTTTATAGTCCCAAAGAACTCACACCAAGTTTTCTCTTCTATCCTCGAGTTTATTCAAGATTATTATGGTAGGTATTTTTACCGAGAAAAGCATATTTCAAGTGGCTCAAGGGGTTTGAGTTCCAACTTTGGGGCCTGCAAAATGGATGGTACGAGCTTAATCTGTGAATGAGTTAATTCAAGAAATTTACTTGGGTTTCTCCATTGTTGTGGCACCTCCATATGAGCCACTATTTCGTGAAACGAATCTTCAAAGTCTATCCATTCCTCCGGCCATAATGGCATCAAAGTCTAGACTTCTACATAGAATGACTCATAATTCATCCTCGTCATGATATTCTAAACATAATTCAGTTAAGGGATCAATTATATCAATGTTAGAAACGAAATCAGGCTAGAATGGTTCATGGCCTCATAGACATTGAATTTCACCACCTCCCCATCGAACTCCATAGTGAGTATACCACTTGCGCGTCAATCTTTGTTTGAGCAAGACTCAAAATGGCCTGAGAAGTATGTCGATGAATTGGCTGAATTGTCATCCTCCATGTCGATAATGTAAAAGTTCGCAAGAAATATTAGCTCGTTACCTTGACAAGAACGCCCTCTAATACTCCCTCCGGATTCACCACAGATCTATATGCAAGCTGGATAATCACACCTATTTCCTTTAAAGGACCCGCGTTAAGTAGTTTATAAATTgacaaaggcataacattaattgatGCACCTAAGTCATACATTGCTTTTTATATACACTACCTATTTTATAAGATATGGAAAACATACCTTGGTCATTGCATTTGGGCGGTATTTTCCTTTGCAGATGTCGTGAGACATTTTCTCGACACTTACCTTTTATTACCCGAAGCCTTTTACTCGTGCATAACTCCTTTAGGAATTTTACGTATCGTGGGATCTGCTTAATTGCATCTAGAAGAGGTTgattttcacttttcaaaaggTGTCGAGGATATCCTTCTCATCTCGACCTTCGCGCATTGAACAAGTCTTCCGGGAAAGAGGTGGTGTATCGAAATGAATTTTATGGTGTCGACTCTATTGGAGCCTCTGCGCAAGCTTCTCCCTATCTTGACTAGTGTCATAGGTACGACTAATGTCGTGGCTGTAACTCGTTTTAGGGCTAaccttcccactccttagtgtcaTAGCTTTGCATTGTGTCGAGGATTTGGCCCGATTTGGGATGGCACTACCTTGGGACTCCAAATGGCTAAATGAGTGCGAGTTTGTTTATTGTTTGTCCAACTCCTACAAATGCATGCCAGTTTTTGTTGGAATTTCACTGTCATTATCCTTTCTACTATGGCTTCCAAAGATGACTTTGGGGTGGTATCTATGATTCTGCGGCCTTTGTTGAAACGGTTGATTGAACCACCGATTGTCCATAATTGAGATTTGGATGATCTTTCCATCCTGtattatatgagtttgagtaggGTCATACCATATTGGGGCGATCATGGAAAGTTCCCCAAAGATTCGCTTGTTTCGTCGAATCCTCATGTAAAATGGGACAAGAGTTCGCCGGGTGGTTTGCCTTAGCACAAATTTCGCACAACCATGCTGGGCTCGTCTTATCTGTAAGCAAAGTTTGAACAACGTTAGTCAACTTGTCAAGTTTATCTTCTAGAGATAGAGAACTTAAACCATGAACCTGTCTAGTAGGTTCTGTGGTAGGTCGGAATAGTTGAGAGTTAGCAGCCATGGTTGAAATCAACTCTCTTGTTCTTTTGAGGCCATATTAACGAGTGCCCCCACTTGCAGCATTTATCATCTTCATTTCCTTGAGAGTAATCCTTCATAGAAATATCGCAAGAGTGATTCATCATCCATGTTGTGGGCACTTATGACAACTTTTGCATCGCCCCAATAATCATAGAGCAATTCAGCTTTTGACGGATTCCCACAACCTCCTTAGTTTGGCTGCTCGGGCTACTGTGGAAGAACTCACAAGAAACAAATGAGACATGTGACCATGTGTTGATGATCCAGAGGTAAATAAAATAGCCACTCTCTAGTAGAGTCGGCTAGTGAGAAAGAAAAGAACGAAGTTTGATTTGGTCTTTGGTTACCCCGAGGCTTCATGCTTGTgcaaaccatatggaattctttgTGGGTGCGGGTTTTCATTCTATAATCCACGAAAGTGAGTATTAGATGAATCAAACCGATTTTAACTCGAACCACGTTCTTCCTGCTGGATAAGTTATACATAAAGTTTGTTGTTCTTCCGGTGCTGCAGCGAGTTGGCGTATCGTCTGTTCAGCCATCTCGTTTGGTTCGTCAAACGAAAAAATTTCTTCAGTATACGATATAGTTTTGAATTCAGGATTTGGCTGTTTACCGCGTCGAATGGCTTCTTTCTGCAGTTGTTGggcaatttctcaatttctggtTCAAATTCTAAAGTTCCCGGTTCTGATCTGGTCATAAGGAAAACGAACAGAAATTAGAAGAATATCTCCAATCCTCGCAATGACGCCAAAGTTTGACAAGCCaaaccaccaaatataattcCTACAAAATTATAATTCCTACAAAATAACTCTTATTAGTAgtaagagtggtagtagggtcgtCACAAGGATTGGATGTTATAATCTACTTCCATGTATAGCTTATGATCAAATTTTTAGTTGTGTCGCAGGTCGTGGCAATAGTCACTACTTATCCAATCGCATCGCAAAAATTAGAAGTAAAAGTAAATCGTAGATTTTAAAATGTTTAGGAATTAGGTAATTGAAAcaacataaattaaataaattagaaaataaatttagaattttgaaATAGAAACCTTAGCCTTAGACTCAAGAAATTTCATATCAAgaatcaatctttgaaaaataGATTCTTTCCACCATAATTCTTCCTAGCGGTTCAGACAACCCGCAAACCAACCTTACCGATTATCTAACTGAGATACGTGTTCTCGATTCAATTTTCCAGCATTCTATGTTTGAAGAACCGAACTCAAATTAACGGCTCAAGCGTAGGTCGCTTAAACCCACCACTTCTTCCTTGATttgttcttgaaaatttgaataaagACTGCTGATTCAATCTCCAATCAGAAGcaaacacgactccaacccaaTGTGCACTTTGAATTGAAATCGAatttaactttaagggatgattggtctatcccgatacttaggaaaaaaTGAATGCCGATGGGATGGATTTTAACACAATTGTATCTCACGATTCCCGATCGAAAAGAACACCGCCTAAAGCTAAGATGaaatttagtgaagcatgaaTTTATTCATGCTTGAAAGTTTGTAGAAGATGAAAGAATATATATGAAAGGTGATTGAAATTGGAAATGAAAAGCACTTGGAAGGCAACTAGCCCAAttgtataaaagaaacaaaaccaaATGAAAAATGGCGTAATGCTTCACGCCAATTTGAAAGAGGAAAAAGGGTATTTCAATTCCAAATAGAAGTAGGAATACAAAATAATGGATGATTTTCAAAAAAATACCCTATTTATATATATGGGGTTTACTAAAATagcctaactaatttaataaattaaaataaaataaaataagaataaataaaacataaatatataaaaccaaaataatatcTTCTTATTTTAGGCTTTTACAAATTCAATAAAATCTGATAACTCCTTGCTTTCTCCATCTTTTGACTTGACCCTAATTTAatgattgtctttcaatttggcccttttgCCTTGTTTTCACTGCATCCCTAACAAGATTATATAAAAAAGCACTTAATTAGCAGGTTCAATTCAACAATAATCcgaattaaacacaaaaatatgcaaattaacaAGTTTATCAATATGCCATGGTTAGAAAGAGGGTAAGCTTAAACAAGCTTAGTGAATGTTAGAAACCACAAAGTGTACACAATATCAAAGGTTAAAAACCACACTACAACACATTCATAACCATATATTAATCAAGGCACAATAACAAATTCATGCTtcattaaatcataaaactaTCATATACTTTTACATGCAATTACACtcaactcatatatatataattcatttaacgATAATTCATCAAGACAAAATAACGTATTCATGCTTTAATGACCCACAAGTCTAGCTTATATATATTCTCATGCATTTACACACAACATTTTCTTGTACTAATCAATTAATGATAATTTGGGAACTTGGAaacatgaaacataaaagtgggctcTATCACAACACATTATATATATGGATCTCCATCTCACCAAGGACTCAAAGAGTTTAATGATCCCGTAAGTGTAGCATAAAGCTTAACACTCTCCAACGCACCAATATATCTcggtgaatggagcttagcttacATTCTCTTATCTCCAAACTGTCCCAGGGCCTCATTGCCCAAATCACAAGACacaaaggtgagtactcacaatcctatggcatgccaactatatccaacggtttCAAGAGATAACAAGGCCAAAGTAGCCAATAATTCACATATTTAATTACTGTTATTATGCACTTAATCTCTATTCATAAACATTAATTCATATTACAATTTGTACACATAGACACCTATTGGATTCACATTTAATTGCACTTTAAGTGCCACAACTATGCTCATTGAGCCATCACATATCTGTTCACATATGATTGCATTAAAATCAGATTATCACATACCATATAACAATATTCACTTACTTTACCTGTCACATCAACATCACATTCCACAATTCAAGACATATGTGCTACTGTTTTCTCGCATGCTTTCACTACACATTTATATTGCTAACACAATATCATCAAAACTAACACATTCACAAGAGCTATCACAATATATATCACATGTTACATTATCAAAACTTAATACTCAATCCACTTTACACAATCACATACTTTGCAAATTAAGCGAGGGTATAAGAAAGCTTACACTGAACTTAGAGTAGGGTTTAGGAAACTCCTAAACTCCTAATTAACACTATGAATCGTGTCTACTAGCAatgattccaaacactcaccattCACGCTTACTTACAAGTCGAAAGCTTAAACTAGCTTTTTCTTGCC
The Gossypium arboreum isolate Shixiya-1 chromosome 10, ASM2569848v2, whole genome shotgun sequence genome window above contains:
- the LOC108452747 gene encoding VQ motif-containing protein 31, with amino-acid sequence MTNKFANGNLLQVIDETIKACIKRVPMEKPASQTATPCKPLTTFVQTDSNTFQEIVQRLTGPSESDPAQGAATKGPGLKRPISKLHERRQSMRPKLEIVKPPLSFKPATSPSRSGSSSLLASPVGTPSTIFSKLTFLEDEYIEELTKTELNTVEEEKAIKERRFYLHPSPRSRAGKTDPELLVLFPLTSPRTNDNA